The genomic window TATTCACTAAACCTTAGGCCCTCCTTTCAGATGACGATGAATATGAATGACTATAGGGAACAAAATAACAATGAGGGCTCATGAGACATAAgacattaattttgaatttcattttttttttttttaaaaaaaaaagattaggcATGAGCTAGACATTAAGGATTAATTAACTCtatttttattgattgatttaattattttaatctttttgaacttatttttcatattaaatacaACAAGTAATTGATTAAGATGGAATTGTtacaaaattagtttttttttttttaattttaatgtatttttaaatattttttagaatatcaTGAGagagaatttaaaatatgaaaaatattttgatattttaaaaaaagaatgatatttttgttaatCTTTCTTtgtattcaaaatattttacccGTTTTTCCTCTCATTTGCAACGGTCGCATTTTTCATCAGACAAACCCATCCAAAATCTTTGACAGAACCTCTCTTGAAAAGAGGGATCTCAGAAGATCAAAGACCGAAAGAACTCATCAATGGCGCCTTCTGAGCAACTCCCTAATGTAGTTATGGAAGAGGATGATTACAGTGAAACCGAAGGATCCGACTCTGAAGATTCGAACGATTCCCAAGATGACCCAACATATGACATTTTTGAGGAAACTCAATCTGGGTTTTCAAATCTCTCAATGGAGAAGAAGTCAAAATCTCGGTTAGTGTGTGTTTATGCTGTTAATCAGATTTTTTATGTTGATTTATTGTCAAAACCTTTGTCTTTGTGTTGAAATTTATTTGGGTTTTTTCGCATTTGCAGTATTCAGAAAGAAATGGATATGGGTTTTGTGGAAGACCTGGATGACGTGGAAATAGTTGCGCCAGTGCTTGATGAGAAAGATGAGAAAAGCTTTGAGATGgttcaaaaaatgatagaaggTCAGCGAGAGTTCCTTTCTAGGTGTtaccctctgtttggttgctgagaaatcaAGGACAAGAAAGTAAAAGGAAGAAATGTCGATCTTTTGCTTATGTTGTTTCGGCTTCCAAAGAGAATTAAAACTCGATCAAGTACTTGTATTACTAGGAAAAAAAGCGTTTTCGTTTTCGTTTTTTCCCCTCCCATCAAATCCCAGATGATTAAAATCTCgcattcaaaattaattttctcttctttgccTGCATTCTCAAAATCCCAACAGAGCAAAATTCCATTTGCAGAAGAAATCTCAAGTGAAGTAGTTGTACGTAAGGTTCAATTGGGTGGGGTATTTTGCTTTctcaaatccaaaataattaataatctaagcttcatttttatttttttttcattttcattttcctaccatttctcatcaaccaaaaaAGCTCTATTACATATCTCTATATGTAAATATGACTTTTATGTTATTCCTTTGTGGTAGCTGGTCAGTTAGAGAAACTGAAAGTGGATCAATGCAAGGTTTATTTGAGGAAGAATGGATTGAGACTCACAGGCAATAAAGAGACACTGATTCAACGCATTAAGGAGCATCTAGggtaatttcattttcttgtattgtgATTATTCActtctcacaatttttttccctttccttttttaattttcctgaCCTCCTATACCTTTCCTTAATTTTGATTCTGCTTCTCAGTATCATAAATGGTGGTGGTGAGAAGAAATACCCAGTCTCTAGCTTTGTCCTGAACTGTAAAGGTACACAtttaacttgtatttttttctcatcaatttGAAGGATTTAGTGATTTTGATATGACTTATGGGTGGTGTTTGGTGTTCGAGTAGAACTATCTTCGGATGTTTCATGTCATTTTAGTACAACTTCTGGGTTGTGTCCCATTCAAGATTTGGCATACTGGGTTCTGGTGATTCAGTAAAACATCTTAGGATCCTGCATACTACCGGGTTTTTTGGGCTTTGTCTCTATTGGGTTCTGTAATTGATTTCTTAGTAGCTGGTTTGTTGTGGGAGCATCATAAACTAGTTCACACAATTACACAAAAAATATGCTTCAGTTCTAGGTTGCTCCTGGATCAAGTCTTGACCATCTCATCTGAAAACCAATTGGTATCCAATAAGGATAGGCTAAGCCTTTTATAGCATTTGACCACCATCATTTGGGTGACCACCATCATTTTGGTGATCCATACTCGGGTTTAAGAGCAGCATTGTTTCACCCCCAATAGTTGTGAATAAGGTTTTATAGATATACATTTTCTTTCatgtccaaaaatattttggttcaATTCTAGTTTGTGGTTGCTTTGAAGACTTCAAATATATGCCTTTTCTTTCATGTCTAAAATGGGGTGTGTTTGCAGGGGATGCTTGCACAGGAGATGTGGTTATGTTTGAACAAAATGTTTATGAAATGTAGGTGTTTTATCCATTTTGCAGTTGATCTATAACAATCttgggttttgcttttaaccgtATCCCCTTGATATAAGCTTTTTCTAACTTAGAATTTCCTTCACCCACTTGTTCTTCTCAGGTTCAATATAGCTTCTAGGAGTGCCAGTGGCCCTCCATGTGGTTCCAGGATTATTGCAGGCCACATTGTGAAAGACAGCTATGGTGCTGCCAAACAACAGCATACATTCACGGTGAGCTTAAAAGACGAATTGTATAAGCATGGCAGACTTGCTAAGAGATTATCATTGAGGTGTTAAGATTATTTACCTTTTTGAGGCCTATTGACCAGATTGAAGTCCTATGGAGCAAAGGCGAGAAACCGCTCCCCCCACTTCATCCCCTACTAATTAAGGGCCGAAACCTCTATCGTTTGAAGACTCTGAGACAGGTTTTGTACCATATAAAACCGCTCCATTGTTATTCTTCTTTATCAACTATTGATATTAAGTGAATAACTGATCTTCAATCTCAACTTTAGAGATGGGAAGATGAAGGGGAGAGGCAGAAAGTTTTAATGGAAAAGCATTCCAGGGGTTCTCTTGCCAGGTCTGACAGAGAAGCAAGGATCCAAGAGAAGGAAATGCGCAAGAACAATAGGTATTTTGATGCATTTATCACATAACATGAACTGCAGCCAATTTATCTTTACATTCTGAGGCTGTGTATGTGTAGGCATTTGAAGGTTACCAGAAAAGCTGAGCTGAAGAAAAATGAATCTCAGTCGAATCCAACAAAGCCAGGTTTATCAGTTGATTCAGGAAAATTGGTCCAACCTCCAACACAACAAAAGCAAAGCAGCAATCAGGATCAACAATATCCTCCACTTCAAAGGGAAAATTTATGTCCCAATACTTGCAAAGAAAACATTGGGGTTCCACAAAATATGCTCAAGTTTCCTCAGGAAATTCAGCACAGTAAGCATGATGGGTGTTTTGCTAATAATCATAGCCATAGGGAACCATTGAGAAGCATGAACCATTTTCCTCCAGTCATTCCATTACAGAGGGGCTATCCTCCAATGCCCCCTTCATGGGGCCACAACGACAAACAAGTATGCAGACATTATGCTAAAGGAAGATGCTACTTTGGAGATAACTGTAAATTTTTGCATGATTTGAGAAAAGAGAATATGTGATCCAAGGAGTGAAATAGAGCTGATTGTACTACTGCTGGCATCCTGAAATATCTGTTGCTAATCCTCCAAAATGTCTATCTCAGAGATGGGGGTGGACATACTATTTACAGAAGGAAGGAAGCTGTTTTTGGAGACAACCACAAACTTTTACTTGTTTGAGAGATTGTTATCAAAGGAGAGAATTCAAGTGGTTGTGCTGGTCTTCTGAAATTTCCATTGCTCATGGCATTTTGTGTAAATTGGGGGTTCCCTTTGGGACAGCCCTCTCTTATTCTCAGGTTTTTTTCTCTCGGAAGGCAATCTTCATTCCTTTGCAATCAACTTTAGCAACCAGAATTCTATTCTCATTTCATCCCATGTTTGATTGGTAATTGAATATGattaaatcaaacatgagaatagaataaatatttatatacgagatatattaattttaattttaaagttaagaaatatatattttatttaacataaatttaaataaatattattataaaatatttattaatattgaaatataatataatttttatttaaaataaatatttattttatttaaaataaattatattttaaatattcttaatagaTATGATATTGGATATCATGTTAATCGGATCATATCGAGAACATATCTTGATGATATTTTCTACAATCCTTCCTACTACTTCGCTAGATTCGTTTTATGGGCTTCTCCGTCTTTTGACTCCGACTCATTCGCCGAGGAATCAATGGCGTGTAAAGTTTTAAATTCCGAAACGACGCCGTTTTAACGTCTCTGGCCATGTCATAAGACTCTCATAACCATAATTGTCCACCCAAATGACGATCATACCCTTGTAATGCTGACAAACAAGTCCACCATGTAAAGCACACTCCAATGATCAAGATAAGCCAATGACATTCAAAACATCTTTCAGTAGCGGCTCATCTTTTCAATCACTACTTCAGAAGCTCTCCTTCTCAGAATCAAAGGTAtatattccttttttccttttatttttactgATGATCAACATTATTTGATTCTCTTGTGAATTTGAATATGTACGTATATAGTGGTGTTTTTTGCTGGTTCTAATGAACCCAGATAATTTATCAGctgttttcatgtttttcgTTTGAAAGTTTTTAACCCTTAAGAAGATTTGATTTTTCCCCTTAGTAGAAGAGCTGAAAGGTGTGTTTTTGTCTTCTGATGGCTAGGCTATTTGGGTACCAATTGGAAGCAAGAGAAtggagattttttatttttgatttcttCAACCTTCAAAATGATACAGCTGAACTTCTCACATGCTTATTTATAGAATCACTTGTGCAGAAAATGAGTGATAAGACCTTTTGTGGAGTATGTATTTCCTCCACATATCCAACGATAAGAGACCAATGTGATTGAACATCGAGTAAGGCTACATTATGGATTGGTTTCTTGTTGTTTTGATACGTGGGGATAATATGCAGTTCACTTGCTGTGTCCTCTTACACCTTTTAGCTCTATCTTTGTGTCATATCCCACATAGAGGAAAAAGTAGACACATTTTAAAGCCGTGGCCCGGGctaaagcggacaatatctacatggttgagAGTGGGTTGCTCAACCTTATCTATCGCCTCTTTACTCTTACTTTGGTAACTCGGCTCTTACCTCTCAAGTTTAGCTCGTTACATTGACATCCTGGCTTTTACCTTTTTGCTGATACCTTTCACTTTTGAGGTTTAGCAACCTACATTGTGGCTTTGCCTGTATCAATGATAAGTGGCAACCCTATAAGAAAACGAACCGAATGGGTTATGTGGCATAACCGTATATCACTAAAGCACTAAAAGCATGCAACTTCATGTAATGTGGAGTTTTCTAAGTTCATAATCTCTTCAAATGGCATATGGCAAGACTAgtgatgtttaaaaataaaagaggccAACGCATGGTCTTCATATAAACATTGAAATTTTGTTCAACTTTTCATTTAAAGAAATACAGCTCAGGGATGTTTGGAAATCTAATGGAGTGATTGTTATGTTCAACTTTAGCTATGATTCATCAAGTTATGAATTAGAAGTACACATGTTTGGGTCCCTTGCTATTCATGGTTCCATTTTCAGGATTGGAGCAAtagttctattttattttacctaGACCTTCTTATGTTAAGTTTTCTATGCTATATTATGCCTTTTCTATAGTCTCAATATAAAAAGAAGTTTGAGTTACTTTGGAAACTTGAATTTATCTCATTCTAATTTGATTCTATTGTATAGAGAAGTGAGTTTTTATCACAAAAGAACTATGAATTTTAAAAGGTTTTGAGTAGGAAATGTTGAATCATGGTTGCCAAGCATCTTCTTAGTCTTTTCAAATTTATGCATGTGATGGCTACTTGAGATTTATGCAGTTGCATCTAGCAGAAGCTATTGAAAAGCTAAACATTGTTTACTGTCTGTGTTTCCAGTACTAATGGCAGCTGAACCGGTCAATGTGAATGAGTTCCAAGAACTGGCTAGACAAGCACTTCCAAAAATGTACTATGATTTCTTCGCAGGGGGTGCTGAGGACCAGCACACGCTAAGGGAGAACGTAGAAGCATTTAGTAGAATCACGTAATGTTCTTGACCTGTTATTCTTAAAGTGGCAAACaaagcaaacaaaataaaacattttactATCTTTTATTCATGGCTTCAGGTTTCAGCCAAGAATTCTTGTGGATGTGAGCAAAATAGATATGTCAACTACTATATTGGGTTATAAAATCTCATCACCCATTATGATTGCTCCAACCTCTTTGCAAAAGCTGGCACACCCTGAAGGTCTAGATACTCTTGCTAGAGAACGGACTTGAAATATATTATGCAATATTTAGTACACTTATATTTTGTGTTGATTTCAGGAGAGATTGCAACAGCCAGAGCAGCAGCTGCATGTAACACCATAATGGTACTAGTGTATCTTGGTTTTATCGTATCAGCTTAGTCAAGATATTTGACTACTGAGTTATTTTTCTCTACAGGTGTTATCCTTTATGGCTACCTGCACTGTGGAAGAGGTTGCTTCCAGCTGCAACGCTGTCCGATTCTTGCAATTATATGTATTCCACTCTTCTTAAGCTCTTCTGaattcaaatttcttttgcaaacttccatttttctttagcAACATCAATTTTCGCCTTTCTTTCTTGGTATTTTGTGATCCCAATTTTAGAATCTCAAGTTGGATTTGTTATCCATCTGCAAATAGGTATTTAAGAGAAGGGATATATCAGCTCAAGTAGTGCAAAAAGCTGAAAGATATGGATTTAAGGCTATTGTTCTGACTGTCGACACTCCAAGGCTTGGTCGACGGGAGGCAGACATAAAGAACAGGTGAAATATCATCTCCTTCTTTGACACTGTTTTTCTGTTAAATATGTGTTTGTTCCCTTGATAGTGCTATGATATGCCTAATCTGATGGGATAAGACATTGGTTTAGTTTATAAGAAACTTTGTTTTCTATCATATTGACATAGTAGCAATATTCAATGCATAACATGGAAAAGAATCTGCTCCAAAACTTTTGCAGAATGGTTTCACCTCAGCTGAAGAATTTCGAAGGTCTCCTAACAACTGACGTTTCCAATGTAAGtggaacaacaaaaaaaaaggaaaccagTTCTGtgcatttaaaattttcctaGAAGTAATGTATgaacttctttttcttccacacccccccacccccccaccccccacgaccatttttttttttttttttttctgggtaTATGAATCTAACAAACAAGAGGCTTTTATACAACATTCTTAGCCCTTGAGTgaggtattttttatttttggctttaGCTAGAAGCTGAAGTTGTAGCCATGATTTCAAAGAGCAATAATTGGAACAATGAAACGATCTATTTGCTGAAACCAATACTGATGCACAGGGTGTCCCACTCTCTGTTTCTCTCCTTCTGGTTGCCATTTTGtcaaattaaaaataggaatactctttttatttatgaaatgcataaagaaatATGTGAACACTGCATATTGCATCCAACTAAAGAGACCATATTTTATCTCAAACCATAGTTTACAATATATTTGATGGGCAGAGACCCATGTTAATGGTTTACCTGATTACTGAAATCATGTTGTAATGCGTCTTagcaaaaaattataataatgattttgtcaaatttatttggtttttaaaacttTTGCAGGACAAGGGTTCTAGTCTTGAAGCTTTAGCATCGGAGATATATGATGCTTCTTTGTCTTGGAAGGTATATGCTGATAAACTAATTTGGTTACTGTATAGTATGTTTCCTGAAAAGCTCAGTGAGGCGTTACTCTGACCTTTTATTTCTAGCATGAACATATCACTTTAGGAAGTTGTGTGAATTCCCATAATAGAACAATTCTGTGGGTTAATTTATCTCGCCAGTTTACACAAAAGGTTGAGGCAGGAGCATAAGGCCATGAAGCTATTAGCTGCTCTTAATTTTAATTCTGGCTGGGTGGACACTTGAACCAtgattttgaacttaaaatgtACATACTGCAATACACCAAATATTGAGGTAATGTGCTTGAGTTTCTATTGATTTTAAGGAGTACATCATGAACTTTGCAGGATATAGAATGGTTAAGATCTATCACAAACTTGCCGATTCTGATCAAGGGGGTACTCACTTGTGAAGATggtaagctcaaggctctattTTATGATGTTTGCACCATTTCATTTTAATTGTATTCCTCCAAAATACAAGCATTGATGCTTTTGTTTAGTGAAGCATTCTTCCATTGTCTTTTTGGTCTAACTCTTACCTCCCCCTGCCCAAGGAAAAACAATAATTCCCCTTTGGTACTACACTTGTCTTCTAATGTTTGATTGTTTCTGTAGGCCATCAGAAAATCCATTTAAATGCTgcctttgtgtttttttttttctttaatagtTGAGAGAGTTtaatctttgtttatttattgtgCAATTTCCCCATGGTTGAACAAGATTATTGATTCTGTATAATGCCACTGGCAGCAATTAAGGCTGTGGAAGTAGGAGTTTCTGGGATTATCGTCTCCAATCATGGAGCTCGCCAGCTAGATTACGTTCCGGCCACTATTTCGGCCCTGGAAGAGGTGATTCTCTTTTTCTGCCTTTATGGAGTTGCTCTATTTTGCAGATACAGTGCTTAGATTTACAGGCTTATCAAGACCTTAATCACATGCATGTTTTTAACTATCCATAACCTTTTCAATATTTCGATATCCCTACTCTACAAGTGGCTGGTataaatttctcaaaatttttatccGTGAGCTCCAGGACTTGCTTCTAATTTCCACCATTTTCCTGAATCAATATTGATATAATGAGTTCCTCTGTATTTTCAGAACCTTAATGTGGTGTGtggatattaatattttattccttGATTGCAGGTAATAAAAGCCAATAGTAATAA from Vitis vinifera cultivar Pinot Noir 40024 chromosome 9, ASM3070453v1 includes these protein-coding regions:
- the LOC100253231 gene encoding peroxisomal (S)-2-hydroxyacid oxidase GLO4, which codes for MAAEPVNVNEFQELARQALPKMYYDFFAGGAEDQHTLRENVEAFSRITFQPRILVDVSKIDMSTTILGYKISSPIMIAPTSLQKLAHPEGEIATARAAAACNTIMVLSFMATCTVEEVASSCNAVRFLQLYVFKRRDISAQVVQKAERYGFKAIVLTVDTPRLGRREADIKNRMVSPQLKNFEGLLTTDVSNDKGSSLEALASEIYDASLSWKDIEWLRSITNLPILIKGVLTCEDAIKAVEVGVSGIIVSNHGARQLDYVPATISALEEVVRAVGGRVPVLLDGGIRRGTDVFKALALGAQAVLVGRPVIYGLAAKGEHGVRRVLEMLKDELEITMALSGCSSVKDISRRHVRTERDRLQSML
- the LOC100242956 gene encoding zinc finger CCCH domain-containing protein 62, with protein sequence MAPSEQLPNVVMEEDDYSETEGSDSEDSNDSQDDPTYDIFEETQSGFSNLSMEKKSKSRIQKEMDMGFVEDLDDVEIVAPVLDEKDEKSFEMVQKMIEAGQLEKLKVDQCKVYLRKNGLRLTGNKETLIQRIKEHLGIINGGGEKKYPVSSFVLNCKGDACTGDVVMFEQNVYEMFNIASRSASGPPCGSRIIAGHIVKDSYGAAKQQHTFTIEVLWSKGEKPLPPLHPLLIKGRNLYRLKTLRQRWEDEGERQKVLMEKHSRGSLARSDREARIQEKEMRKNNRHLKVTRKAELKKNESQSNPTKPGLSVDSGKLVQPPTQQKQSSNQDQQYPPLQRENLCPNTCKENIGVPQNMLKFPQEIQHSKHDGCFANNHSHREPLRSMNHFPPVIPLQRGYPPMPPSWGHNDKQVCRHYAKGRCYFGDNCKFLHDLRKENM